One genomic segment of Burkholderia pyrrocinia includes these proteins:
- a CDS encoding sulfurtransferase TusA family protein: MQIHKEVDARGLNCPLPILRAKKALADMESGQILKVLATDPGSQRDFAAFAKQTGNEIVESTTQDKTFVFLMRRR; this comes from the coding sequence ATGCAGATTCACAAGGAAGTGGACGCGCGCGGGCTCAATTGCCCGTTGCCGATCCTGCGTGCCAAGAAAGCGCTTGCCGATATGGAAAGCGGGCAGATCCTCAAGGTGCTCGCGACCGATCCGGGCTCGCAGCGCGATTTCGCCGCGTTCGCGAAGCAGACGGGCAACGAGATCGTCGAATCGACGACGCAGGACAAGACCTTCGTGTTCCTGATGCGCCGCCGCTGA
- a CDS encoding LysR family transcriptional regulator: MNQQNVQALWPHIHSLTVLAAAGSFTAAAQRLGISKAAMSQRIADLEKAAGVPLVRRTTRSVRLTDAGQTLVDSTRDAFESIGQHFARVKDLAGEPRGLLRVTAPVALGRQQVVPHLPDFLRQHPGVHIELDLSDRLHSLTQEGFDLAIRHTTTAPQTHVAWKLCDTRSLLVASRGYLDARGAPRHPSELVDHSCLCYLRDNEPAAWSFEPDGRRRQRVSVPVRGSFAANNSEAMREAALGGLGIALLPDFSARRDLDAGRLVALLDGWRPSGAFGDHIFAIRPYSPVVPSAVRALVRHLRERLAGGFSGA; encoded by the coding sequence ATGAATCAGCAAAATGTCCAGGCGCTCTGGCCGCATATCCATTCGCTGACGGTACTGGCCGCGGCCGGCAGTTTCACGGCCGCCGCGCAGCGGCTCGGCATCAGCAAGGCCGCGATGAGCCAGCGCATCGCCGATCTCGAAAAGGCGGCCGGCGTGCCGCTCGTGCGCCGTACGACGCGCAGCGTGCGGCTCACCGATGCGGGCCAGACGCTCGTCGACAGCACGCGCGACGCGTTCGAGTCGATCGGGCAGCATTTCGCGCGCGTGAAGGACCTGGCCGGCGAGCCGCGCGGCCTGCTGCGCGTGACGGCGCCGGTCGCGCTCGGGCGCCAGCAGGTCGTGCCGCACCTGCCCGATTTCCTGCGGCAGCATCCGGGCGTGCACATCGAGCTCGACCTGTCGGACCGGCTGCATTCGCTGACGCAGGAGGGCTTCGATCTCGCGATCCGCCATACGACCACCGCGCCGCAGACCCACGTCGCGTGGAAGCTGTGCGATACGCGCTCGCTGCTCGTCGCGAGCCGCGGCTATCTCGACGCGCGCGGCGCGCCGCGGCACCCGAGCGAACTCGTCGACCACAGTTGCCTGTGCTACCTGCGCGACAACGAACCGGCCGCGTGGAGCTTCGAGCCGGACGGCCGGCGGCGCCAGCGCGTGAGCGTGCCGGTGCGCGGCAGTTTCGCGGCGAACAACAGCGAGGCGATGCGCGAGGCCGCGCTCGGCGGGCTCGGCATCGCGCTGCTGCCGGATTTCAGCGCGCGGCGCGATCTCGACGCCGGCCGGCTCGTCGCGCTGCTCGACGGCTGGCGGCCATCAGGCGCGTTCGGCGACCACATCTTCGCGATCCGCCCGTACAGCCCGGTCGTGCCGAGCGCGGTGCGCGCGCTCGTGCGGCACCTGCGCGAACGGCTCGCGGGCGGCTTCTCAGGCGCGTGA
- a CDS encoding CoA-acylating methylmalonate-semialdehyde dehydrogenase: MNPVPAYTSDADVGHYVDGAPVAGRSGRFQDVLNPSLGRAVRRVALADDSEVQQAVASAHAAFPAWAATPPIRRARVLHRFLQLMNEHRDTLAAIITAEHGKVFSDAQGEVARGIDIIEFACGVPQLLKGDFTDQVSTGIDNWTMRQPLGVVAGITPFNFPCMVPCWMFPVAIATGNTFVLKPSERDPSAALFIADLLTQAGLPAGVFNVVQGNKDAVDALLDHPDVQAVSFVGSTPIAAYVQQRAVQSGKRVQALGGAKNHLVVMPDANIEQAVDALIGAAYGSAGERCMAISVAVLVGDVADKIVPAVAERARKLVIGDGMSPEVEMGPIVTGEALKRIEGYIEQGVSEGAQLVVDGRGLRVPGREAGFFTGGTLFDHVTPDMRIYREEIFGPVLGCVRVKDFGEAVDLINAHEFGNGVSCFTSDGGIAREFARRIQVGMVGINVPIPVPMAWHGFGGWKKSLFGDMHAYGEEGVRFYTRQKSVMQRWSSSIGKGAEFAMPTAK, encoded by the coding sequence ATGAATCCGGTTCCCGCGTACACGTCCGACGCCGACGTCGGCCACTATGTCGACGGCGCGCCCGTTGCAGGCCGCAGCGGCCGTTTCCAGGACGTCCTCAACCCGTCGCTCGGCCGCGCGGTGCGCCGCGTGGCGCTCGCCGACGACAGCGAAGTGCAGCAGGCCGTCGCCTCCGCCCACGCCGCGTTCCCGGCCTGGGCCGCGACGCCGCCGATCCGCCGCGCGCGCGTGCTGCACCGCTTCCTGCAACTGATGAACGAGCACCGCGACACGCTCGCGGCGATCATCACGGCCGAGCACGGCAAGGTGTTCTCCGACGCGCAGGGCGAAGTCGCGCGCGGCATCGACATCATCGAATTCGCGTGCGGCGTGCCGCAGCTCCTGAAGGGCGACTTCACCGACCAGGTCAGCACCGGCATCGACAACTGGACGATGCGCCAGCCGCTCGGCGTCGTCGCGGGCATCACGCCGTTCAACTTCCCGTGCATGGTGCCGTGCTGGATGTTCCCGGTCGCGATCGCGACGGGCAACACGTTCGTGCTGAAGCCGAGCGAGCGCGATCCGTCGGCGGCGCTGTTCATCGCCGACCTGCTCACGCAGGCCGGGCTGCCGGCCGGCGTGTTCAACGTCGTGCAGGGCAACAAGGACGCGGTCGACGCGTTGCTCGACCACCCGGACGTGCAGGCTGTCAGCTTCGTCGGCTCGACGCCGATCGCGGCCTACGTGCAGCAGCGCGCGGTGCAGTCCGGCAAACGCGTGCAGGCGCTCGGCGGCGCGAAGAACCACCTCGTCGTGATGCCCGACGCGAACATCGAGCAGGCGGTCGACGCGCTGATCGGCGCCGCGTATGGCTCTGCCGGCGAGCGCTGCATGGCGATCAGCGTCGCGGTGCTGGTCGGCGACGTCGCGGACAAGATCGTGCCGGCGGTCGCCGAGCGCGCGCGCAAGCTGGTGATCGGCGACGGCATGTCGCCGGAAGTCGAGATGGGCCCGATCGTCACCGGCGAAGCGCTGAAGCGCATCGAAGGCTATATCGAGCAAGGCGTGAGCGAAGGCGCGCAACTGGTGGTCGACGGGCGCGGGCTGCGCGTGCCGGGCCGCGAGGCCGGCTTCTTCACCGGCGGCACGCTGTTCGATCACGTGACGCCCGACATGCGGATCTACCGGGAAGAAATCTTCGGGCCTGTGCTCGGCTGCGTGCGCGTGAAGGATTTCGGCGAAGCGGTCGACCTGATCAACGCGCACGAGTTCGGCAACGGCGTGTCGTGCTTCACGAGCGACGGCGGCATCGCGCGCGAATTCGCACGGCGCATCCAGGTCGGGATGGTCGGCATCAACGTGCCGATTCCGGTGCCGATGGCATGGCACGGCTTCGGCGGCTGGAAGAAGAGCCTGTTCGGCGACATGCACGCGTACGGCGAGGAAGGCGTGCGCTTCTACACGCGCCAGAAGTCGGTGATGCAGCGCTGGTCGTCGAGCATCGGCAAGGGTGCCGAATTCGCGATGCCGACCGCGAAGTAA
- a CDS encoding MurR/RpiR family transcriptional regulator codes for MSSSENPPATVEQFLQHLTQEYDGLSNRLKVIARHVETHRDQLGLEGIQSLAEACGVQPSAVVRFAKHFGFSGFSEMQRLFREGLAQQIAPGRAYNLRLRDVIESGSSSLQPEQIADEFIKGSIAGMQQLRQTLDPQALAQAVDLLADTQAIWIAGSRRAFPIAVYLDYALQHTDKRIGLFSALGSMHLGQIRSVRKGDVMIVISFMPYADETVQVAQQAVQRGARLIAITDSRMSPLAREAEVTLMVQDSETFGFRALTATMGLAQSLFVALAYRLELSYLPTADGAHGTKAG; via the coding sequence ATGAGTTCATCCGAGAATCCTCCCGCCACCGTCGAGCAGTTCCTGCAGCATCTGACGCAGGAGTACGACGGCCTCAGCAATCGCCTGAAGGTCATTGCGCGCCACGTGGAAACGCATCGGGATCAGCTTGGCCTGGAAGGCATCCAGTCGCTCGCGGAAGCGTGCGGCGTCCAGCCGTCGGCCGTCGTGCGCTTCGCGAAGCATTTCGGTTTCTCCGGCTTCTCCGAGATGCAGCGGCTGTTCCGCGAAGGGCTCGCGCAGCAGATCGCGCCGGGGCGCGCGTACAACCTGCGGCTGCGCGACGTGATCGAATCGGGTTCGTCGAGCCTGCAGCCCGAGCAGATCGCCGACGAATTCATCAAGGGCAGCATTGCCGGGATGCAGCAGTTGCGGCAGACGCTCGACCCGCAGGCGCTCGCGCAGGCCGTCGACCTGCTCGCCGACACGCAGGCGATCTGGATCGCCGGCTCGCGGCGCGCGTTTCCGATCGCCGTGTATCTCGACTATGCGCTGCAGCACACCGACAAGCGCATCGGGCTGTTCAGCGCGCTCGGCAGCATGCATCTCGGGCAGATCCGGTCGGTGCGCAAGGGGGACGTGATGATCGTCATCTCGTTCATGCCGTATGCGGACGAGACCGTGCAGGTCGCGCAGCAGGCCGTGCAGCGCGGCGCGCGCCTGATCGCGATCACCGACAGCCGGATGAGCCCGCTCGCGCGGGAGGCCGAGGTGACGCTGATGGTGCAGGACAGCGAGACGTTCGGGTTCCGCGCGCTGACGGCCACGATGGGCCTCGCGCAGAGCCTGTTCGTCGCGCTCGCGTACCGGCTCGAGCTGTCGTACCTGCCGACCGCCGACGGCGCGCACGGCACGAAAGCCGGCTGA